From Methanosarcina lacustris Z-7289, one genomic window encodes:
- a CDS encoding YncE family protein, whose translation MNEMTCDKTHRGHALITFLGITTLVLLMLVSITGAAPFAYISNVDDNTVSVIDTATDTVTVTSVGTNPKGVAVSPDESKVYVTNEGENTVSVINTSTNTVTASVPVGKWPYAFGKFIGDSVTVIPLEDPVTVTPLEDPITVTTPTTATETICKEVNDYLPKYPDGVALKIINKIGSDILVVWTKADSKKPVFKVNVLTEQNRTVTTLTGNFDEYIRTGCSWYRVSQTTNDGHTQLKSGYTYTVTYYWGSNGTGLEPIPDSEAPEI comes from the coding sequence ATGAACGAAATGACATGTGATAAAACACACAGAGGGCATGCCCTCATAACATTTTTAGGAATAACGACGCTGGTGCTTTTAATGCTGGTAAGTATCACAGGCGCAGCGCCATTTGCATATATTTCGAACGTTGACGACAACACAGTCTCTGTAATTGACACAGCCACAGATACTGTTACAGTAACATCTGTAGGAACCAATCCTAAAGGAGTTGCAGTCAGTCCGGATGAATCAAAGGTATATGTGACAAATGAAGGCGAGAACACTGTTTCTGTAATTAACACGTCTACAAACACTGTTACAGCCAGTGTGCCTGTAGGAAAATGGCCTTATGCCTTCGGGAAGTTTATAGGAGATTCAGTAACAGTAATCCCCCTAGAAGATCCAGTAACAGTAACCCCCCTAGAAGATCCAATAACAGTAACCACTCCCACAACAGCCACGGAGACCATTTGTAAGGAAGTTAATGATTATCTACCAAAGTATCCCGATGGTGTCGCTCTTAAGATAATAAACAAAATTGGAAGTGATATCCTCGTAGTCTGGACAAAGGCAGATTCCAAAAAACCCGTTTTCAAAGTGAATGTCCTCACTGAGCAAAATCGCACCGTTACAACTCTTACAGGTAATTTTGATGAATATATAAGAACAGGATGTTCATGGTACCGTGTAAGCCAAACGACTAATGATGGACATACTCAGTTGAAATCTGGTTATACATACACCGTTACATACTATTGGGGATCTAATGGAACCGGGCTGGAACCAATACCTGATAGTGAAGCTCCGGAAATCTGA
- a CDS encoding IS4 family transposase, with product MSPLPPPTLEDSLREMFPEEWLRQTAKETGLIVRERKIDPVIIFWVLTLGFGVRLQRTLASLKRDYEKESNKTLSDSSWYYRFTPELVEFLHQCVIHGIEELAKEPGRKLSKKLENFQDVIIQDSTIVRLHSSLADKFPAARARTVAAGIKVGVMVSAIANGPKTVALYSEKTAEIKTLKIGPWIKDRILLVDLGFYKNQMFARVDENGGYFVSRIKKNMDPIVVSVEEGLSKTKSKEIAGKPVSECIKQLSGKDLDAVVKIKFKRRAYKGKQKHDEMRVRLVAVYNDEDEKHHIYLTNIQKDVLNAKDISKLYGARWDIELLFKELKSKYSLDVLETKNVQVIEALIWTAMLTLIVSRRIYSLVRNSTAHPEKMAQYTQLRWSTIFAENASDLLTVILNRYGIQRTFETIMSVYESQALDPHVNRERFREEFFL from the coding sequence ATGTCTCCTCTTCCCCCACCTACTCTTGAAGACTCTCTTCGGGAAATGTTTCCCGAAGAGTGGTTAAGGCAAACTGCCAAAGAAACTGGTCTGATAGTACGTGAACGTAAAATTGACCCTGTCATCATCTTTTGGGTTTTAACTCTTGGTTTTGGTGTACGCTTGCAGCGTACACTTGCCAGTTTAAAAAGAGACTATGAAAAAGAATCAAATAAAACTCTAAGCGACAGCAGCTGGTACTATCGATTCACTCCAGAACTTGTGGAGTTTCTTCATCAGTGTGTTATTCACGGCATAGAAGAGCTTGCAAAAGAACCTGGTAGAAAACTTAGCAAGAAACTCGAAAATTTCCAGGATGTTATCATTCAGGACAGCACAATTGTTCGTCTTCACTCCTCTTTAGCAGACAAGTTTCCGGCAGCAAGAGCAAGAACAGTAGCTGCAGGGATAAAAGTAGGAGTTATGGTAAGTGCAATTGCTAATGGACCTAAAACCGTTGCTTTGTACTCTGAAAAAACAGCTGAGATAAAAACATTGAAAATAGGTCCCTGGATCAAAGACCGTATTCTTCTTGTTGATCTTGGTTTTTACAAAAATCAAATGTTTGCAAGGGTTGACGAAAATGGGGGATATTTTGTCTCAAGGATTAAGAAGAATATGGATCCTATTGTTGTTTCTGTTGAAGAGGGACTTTCTAAAACAAAAAGTAAAGAGATAGCTGGAAAACCTGTTAGTGAGTGTATTAAACAACTTTCAGGAAAAGATCTTGATGCTGTTGTGAAAATAAAGTTTAAAAGAAGAGCATATAAAGGTAAGCAAAAACATGATGAGATGCGTGTACGTCTTGTTGCGGTGTATAATGATGAGGACGAAAAGCACCACATATATCTCACAAATATTCAAAAAGATGTTTTGAACGCAAAAGACATTTCAAAATTATATGGGGCAAGATGGGATATAGAGCTACTTTTCAAGGAATTAAAAAGCAAATACTCTCTTGACGTTCTTGAAACAAAGAATGTGCAGGTAATTGAGGCTCTAATATGGACAGCAATGTTGACATTAATCGTTAGCAGAAGAATTTATTCTCTTGTAAGAAACTCAACAGCTCATCCTGAAAAAATGGCTCAATATACACAGTTACGTTGGAGCACAATATTTGCAGAGAATGCATCAGATTTGTTGACAGTAATTCTGAATAGATACGGAATTCAAAGAACTTTTGAAACAATAATGAGTGTATATGAAAGTCAAGCATTGGATCCGCATGTAAACAGAGAAAGGTTCAGAGAAGAATTCTTTTTATGA
- a CDS encoding phosphotransferase, protein MASFEYVRTVKPGHVFRDWLIEVLGDRIQNKYCEVRIFKLSHASHRVCRYEFKGEGFSVIAKFFAIPTGMIKKYDSYALMNKEYEYLKKARKIIDVPEPIAINKDFCCVLVSKYVPGKSLFWYFEHGKEQKEKLELVADLLKKLHENTQTYYDKENEFSKFNYVLQHLKIDRHENEKYKRLLEKWRHSFLLDRENGCMTHNDTTPVNYIFHRGRPLLLDFELASRHGHFACDLGILCAELKHYFARKGSSQRAEPYIHHFLKHYSRDEEEFRQITRVIPFYMAYGLLRIAILKWNASYRNYLLREAKNCLKAVEKM, encoded by the coding sequence TTGGCATCCTTTGAATACGTAAGGACGGTAAAGCCTGGCCATGTTTTCAGGGACTGGCTTATCGAGGTGCTCGGGGATAGAATACAGAATAAATACTGTGAAGTTCGTATCTTTAAACTCAGTCATGCATCGCACAGGGTCTGCAGATATGAATTTAAAGGGGAAGGATTCAGCGTCATAGCTAAATTTTTTGCAATACCTACAGGAATGATCAAAAAATATGATAGTTACGCTTTGATGAATAAGGAATATGAATACCTTAAAAAAGCCAGAAAAATAATTGACGTCCCTGAACCTATCGCAATAAATAAAGATTTTTGTTGTGTCCTGGTCAGCAAATACGTGCCTGGAAAATCTTTATTCTGGTATTTTGAGCACGGAAAAGAGCAGAAGGAAAAGTTAGAACTTGTGGCAGATCTGCTAAAAAAGCTTCACGAAAATACGCAGACATATTATGATAAAGAAAATGAATTTTCAAAATTTAATTATGTTTTGCAGCATCTCAAAATCGACCGGCATGAAAATGAAAAGTATAAACGCCTGCTTGAAAAATGGCGGCACAGCTTTCTTCTGGACAGAGAAAACGGCTGTATGACTCACAATGATACCACCCCTGTAAACTATATATTTCACAGGGGAAGACCGCTTCTCCTGGATTTCGAACTGGCATCCCGGCATGGACATTTCGCATGTGACCTCGGGATACTTTGCGCCGAGCTAAAGCACTATTTTGCGCGAAAAGGATCGAGTCAGAGGGCAGAGCCTTATATTCACCATTTCCTGAAGCATTACAGCAGAGATGAAGAAGAATTCCGTCAAATAACCAGGGTTATCCCATTTTACATGGCTTATGGCCTGCTGAGAATTGCTATATTAAAATGGAATGCAAGCTACAGAAATTATCTCCTGAGAGAAGCAAAGAACTGTCTGAAAGCAGTCGAGAAAATGTGA
- the cbiZ gene encoding adenosylcobinamide amidohydrolase: MRYYVKDSTLVIEGDFEAVSTGLNGGRARVNYLFNKQVPRTFNPPDPQEFVKKEALKTGIEAANFGLLTAVKMEYLQIIEDDYLTAFITAGVSNGSEFRAKVGTINIILISKARLSETALFGAIITATEAKGLALLEKGYTFLGTNTDAMIVAYETDSNPGSESEEKQEIPYAGSSTGFGKKITGAVMRGIKAGLELRGE; this comes from the coding sequence ATGCGTTACTATGTAAAAGACAGCACTCTCGTTATAGAAGGTGATTTCGAAGCCGTGAGCACGGGCTTAAACGGCGGACGCGCGCGGGTAAACTATCTTTTCAACAAACAGGTGCCAAGGACCTTCAACCCTCCTGACCCGCAGGAGTTCGTAAAAAAAGAAGCCCTAAAAACTGGAATTGAAGCAGCCAATTTCGGCCTCCTTACCGCTGTAAAAATGGAGTACCTCCAGATAATTGAAGACGATTATCTAACAGCCTTTATAACCGCTGGCGTTAGCAACGGCTCGGAATTCAGGGCAAAGGTAGGAACCATAAATATAATTCTAATCTCAAAGGCAAGACTATCCGAGACAGCTCTCTTCGGCGCTATAATCACAGCCACCGAAGCTAAAGGGCTGGCACTTCTTGAAAAAGGATACACTTTCCTGGGCACGAATACGGACGCAATGATTGTTGCCTACGAAACTGACTCAAATCCGGGCTCCGAAAGTGAGGAAAAGCAGGAAATCCCCTATGCAGGCTCAAGTACGGGGTTCGGAAAAAAGATTACCGGAGCGGTTATGAGAGGGATAAAAGCGGGGCTTGAGCTGAGGGGAGAGTGA
- a CDS encoding bile acid:sodium symporter family protein, translating into MLKKFTSLFPLWAILLSAVAFVYPEYFIPYKGFIVPLLSLIMLGMGVTLSVDSFLAVLKRPYVILLGTLMQYTLMPLAAWMVCLALKLPSDLAAGVILLGCCPGGTASNVICYLAKGDVALSIVLTSVSTMIAFIATPFLTWLFIGQTVDVDVMGMLVSVVNIVIVPVVLGLSINYFFEKRISAIRDVFPAISALAIVVIIAIIIGTNSENLERSGFLVLVAVILHNGLGLAGGYGVAKAFKLSETEARTLAIEVGMQNSGLSVALAIKHFTAAAALPGAIFSIWHNLSGAFLAGHWSKTSVPDPDKSEMPRISGHIH; encoded by the coding sequence ATGCTTAAAAAGTTTACTTCATTATTTCCTCTTTGGGCGATTCTTTTATCCGCAGTAGCCTTCGTATACCCGGAATATTTTATCCCCTATAAAGGCTTCATTGTACCTCTCTTGAGCCTGATTATGCTCGGGATGGGAGTCACACTGTCAGTGGACAGTTTCCTTGCAGTCCTGAAAAGGCCTTATGTTATCTTGCTGGGCACCCTCATGCAGTACACCCTTATGCCTCTGGCAGCGTGGATGGTCTGCTTGGCTTTAAAGCTCCCTTCCGACCTTGCCGCTGGCGTGATCCTGCTCGGCTGCTGTCCCGGCGGTACGGCTTCAAATGTGATATGCTACCTTGCAAAAGGGGATGTTGCACTCTCAATAGTGCTCACGTCTGTCTCCACCATGATTGCCTTTATCGCAACTCCCTTCCTCACCTGGCTCTTCATCGGGCAGACTGTGGATGTGGATGTCATGGGCATGCTTGTAAGCGTTGTAAATATCGTAATTGTGCCTGTAGTGCTCGGGCTTTCAATCAATTATTTCTTTGAAAAAAGGATATCAGCAATCAGGGACGTCTTTCCGGCAATTTCAGCTCTTGCAATAGTTGTCATCATTGCCATAATCATAGGGACAAACAGCGAAAACCTTGAACGGAGCGGCTTTCTGGTCCTTGTTGCAGTGATCCTGCACAACGGACTGGGCCTTGCAGGCGGTTACGGGGTTGCAAAAGCTTTCAAGCTCAGCGAAACAGAAGCAAGAACCCTGGCAATCGAGGTCGGAATGCAGAACTCGGGTCTCAGTGTTGCTCTTGCGATAAAACACTTCACAGCTGCCGCAGCGCTTCCGGGTGCAATCTTCAGCATCTGGCACAACCTGTCCGGAGCTTTCCTTGCAGGACACTGGTCAAAAACCAGCGTACCTGATCCCGATAAAAGTGAAATGCCCAGAATTAGCGGGCACATACATTAA
- a CDS encoding phosphoribosyltransferase — MSFGEVYRLSRLLARKIKASGYQPDLIVAIGRGGYVPGRLVCDFLLFNDLTSMKVEHYMRGADMQEKARIKFPISVDISGKKVLIVDDVTDTGETLKLSVDYVQSLSSAEIRTAVLQHKTCSSFTPDFYGQKVIRWRWIIYPWARYEDLAGFAEKILGDRILDLSRIIAEFKKRYDIAIGEKEILEILADLAERKELERVETDNLVGWRVRKK, encoded by the coding sequence ATGAGCTTTGGAGAGGTTTATCGCCTTTCCAGGCTTCTTGCCCGGAAAATCAAAGCTTCAGGTTATCAGCCTGACCTGATCGTTGCAATAGGGAGGGGAGGCTATGTGCCTGGAAGGCTGGTTTGCGATTTTTTACTTTTCAACGACCTGACTTCTATGAAAGTCGAGCACTACATGAGGGGGGCGGATATGCAGGAAAAAGCGAGGATAAAGTTTCCCATCTCCGTGGACATAAGCGGGAAAAAAGTGCTCATTGTGGACGACGTCACAGATACCGGAGAGACCCTGAAACTTTCGGTTGACTACGTGCAGAGCCTGAGCTCTGCTGAGATCAGAACTGCAGTTCTCCAGCATAAGACCTGTTCTTCCTTCACCCCAGATTTCTATGGCCAGAAGGTTATCAGGTGGCGCTGGATAATCTATCCATGGGCTCGCTATGAGGATCTGGCAGGGTTTGCGGAAAAGATTCTCGGGGATAGGATTCTTGATCTCTCCCGGATCATTGCTGAGTTTAAGAAGAGATACGATATTGCGATTGGGGAAAAAGAGATTCTTGAAATTCTGGCTGACCTGGCTGAGAGAAAAGAACTCGAAAGAGTTGAAACGGACAATCTGGTCGGATGGCGGGTCCGGAAGAAGTAA
- a CDS encoding metallophosphoesterase family protein encodes MPEIAESMLRSINQLDPDIVVITGDLTENGFLAEYDGVKKFVDRIECKDKVLVPGNHDSKNAGYLHFEDLFENRFSNKNFGGVTVVGVDSSQPDINEGHLGRENYGWIKEAFTGENFKVFALHHHLVPIPLSGRENTVLVDAGDVLDLLNRCKVNLVLCGHCHIPYVWKLNNMLVVNAGTFCSSKTRGKITQCFNLIQADNENSYGNWNVRVSRVFPQGNLELVTETVM; translated from the coding sequence ATCCCTGAAATTGCAGAATCCATGCTACGGAGCATAAATCAGCTGGATCCGGACATTGTGGTAATTACCGGTGACCTTACAGAAAATGGGTTTTTAGCCGAATATGATGGAGTAAAGAAGTTTGTTGACAGGATTGAGTGTAAAGACAAGGTCCTTGTTCCTGGAAACCACGATTCCAAAAACGCAGGATATCTGCACTTTGAAGACCTTTTTGAAAACAGGTTCTCAAACAAAAATTTTGGGGGCGTAACCGTTGTAGGGGTTGACTCCTCCCAGCCGGACATTAACGAAGGACACCTTGGAAGGGAAAACTACGGCTGGATCAAAGAAGCCTTTACCGGAGAGAATTTCAAGGTCTTTGCCCTGCACCACCACCTTGTCCCTATCCCTCTTTCAGGCAGAGAAAACACAGTCCTTGTCGATGCCGGCGATGTCCTTGACCTCCTGAACCGCTGCAAAGTAAACCTTGTACTTTGCGGGCACTGCCACATTCCTTATGTCTGGAAACTGAACAATATGCTTGTTGTAAACGCAGGCACCTTCTGTTCTTCCAAGACCAGGGGCAAAATCACGCAGTGCTTTAATCTGATCCAGGCTGATAACGAAAATTCATATGGAAATTGGAACGTCCGGGTATCCAGGGTTTTCCCGCAGGGGAATCTGGAACTGGTCACAGAAACCGTAATGTGA
- a CDS encoding hydantoinase/oxoprolinase family protein, which translates to MLIGIDVGGTTTDAVLIRNGEVYSTAKVSTERGNLLKSLLSALDEVSRGVPPGQLERVVFSTTVITNLIAEGKTDRVALLLIPGPGVNPESYVFPDSFYLKGAMDFRGREIQPLDEAEVRETVNLIRVQGFSRVAVVSKFGQRNPSHELRIKEILMEMYPGCKVELGHKVSGKLNFPRRIATSMLASATGERYQEFVAEVKKALEERDIRAPVYILKADGGTLPIGKSVEFPVETIFSGPAASTIGALALTPEGQTSVVVDIGGTTTDLALILSGKPLVASKGAKLGNFLTHVRAFAVRSMAVGGDSIVRVIETDDGVRLVTIGPERAGPAYCMGGKEPTPTDALRVLGLIEIGDPERAKEAVASVASSLGKSEKETASLIVDTTARMIEKAVREMFLEWEQEPAYRIWEVLQKKKERPENVIGIGGGAKGLISVVAEKLNAKPIIPEYSEVGNAIGAAVARPTLTLNLRIDTQQKVYSVAEEGEIVNLSSTDIGNFNKMRSKDAEALATKLLRERAKRFGISEYADEAEIANSEVFNVVEGWLTAGRLFDVSMQIPAGLIPEWKRREKA; encoded by the coding sequence ATGCTTATAGGAATTGATGTAGGGGGCACCACCACGGATGCGGTGCTTATCCGAAACGGAGAAGTATATAGTACAGCCAAGGTTTCAACCGAGCGAGGGAATCTTTTGAAGTCTCTGCTCAGTGCTCTTGATGAGGTCAGCAGAGGAGTTCCTCCCGGGCAGCTCGAAAGAGTGGTTTTCAGTACGACCGTAATAACAAACCTTATTGCCGAGGGCAAAACTGACCGTGTGGCTTTGCTGCTAATTCCGGGTCCGGGCGTTAACCCTGAAAGTTATGTTTTTCCAGACAGTTTCTACCTTAAAGGAGCTATGGACTTCAGGGGAAGGGAGATCCAGCCCCTTGATGAAGCTGAGGTTCGGGAAACGGTGAACCTGATACGGGTGCAGGGTTTTTCCAGAGTTGCCGTGGTAAGCAAATTCGGACAGAGGAACCCTTCCCATGAACTCAGGATAAAAGAAATCCTCATGGAGATGTACCCCGGATGCAAAGTAGAACTCGGGCATAAAGTTTCGGGAAAACTGAATTTCCCGAGAAGAATCGCAACCTCCATGCTGGCCTCTGCTACAGGGGAACGTTACCAGGAGTTCGTTGCAGAGGTCAAAAAAGCCCTTGAGGAAAGGGACATAAGGGCTCCCGTATACATCCTTAAAGCCGACGGAGGGACGCTGCCAATTGGAAAATCCGTAGAGTTCCCTGTGGAAACTATTTTTTCGGGGCCCGCAGCAAGCACGATAGGAGCTCTTGCCCTCACCCCTGAGGGACAGACATCTGTTGTGGTGGATATAGGCGGGACTACTACCGATCTCGCGCTTATCCTTTCCGGAAAACCGCTTGTCGCCTCCAAAGGCGCAAAACTCGGAAACTTCCTGACCCATGTCCGGGCTTTTGCCGTCCGCTCGATGGCGGTAGGAGGGGATAGCATTGTAAGGGTTATAGAAACCGACGATGGGGTCAGGCTGGTGACCATAGGCCCTGAAAGGGCAGGTCCCGCTTACTGCATGGGAGGAAAAGAGCCAACCCCGACGGATGCCCTGAGAGTGCTCGGGCTTATCGAGATTGGAGACCCTGAACGTGCAAAAGAGGCAGTTGCATCCGTAGCCTCCAGTCTCGGGAAATCCGAAAAGGAGACTGCTTCCCTTATAGTGGACACAACTGCGAGAATGATTGAAAAAGCTGTCAGGGAAATGTTTCTGGAATGGGAACAGGAACCTGCTTACAGGATATGGGAAGTCCTGCAAAAGAAAAAAGAAAGGCCTGAAAATGTGATTGGAATAGGGGGTGGAGCAAAAGGCTTGATTTCAGTAGTTGCAGAAAAGTTGAATGCAAAACCGATTATCCCCGAATATTCGGAAGTAGGAAATGCCATCGGAGCAGCTGTCGCAAGGCCCACCCTTACCCTTAACCTGCGCATCGATACTCAGCAGAAGGTCTATTCGGTAGCTGAAGAAGGAGAGATTGTAAACCTTAGTTCAACGGACATAGGGAATTTCAATAAAATGCGTTCGAAGGACGCAGAAGCCCTTGCAACAAAACTCCTCAGGGAACGCGCAAAAAGGTTTGGGATTTCCGAGTATGCAGACGAAGCCGAGATTGCTAACAGTGAGGTCTTTAACGTGGTTGAGGGCTGGCTTACGGCAGGACGGCTTTTTGATGTAAGTATGCAGATCCCGGCAGGCCTGATTCCCGAATGGAAGAGGAGGGAAAAAGCATGA
- a CDS encoding histone deacetylase family protein: protein MKIGFGKIKNALKGGAEKNTGAEKKERKEEKIEPDRVEEITMKTKTSEQKSEDVSKNKSKNESKNESKNESKNELKNKPEEEPENGPMTPADRTGAKKTGLIFFPAFDWAISPTHPEREERLLYTRDQIFEEGLMDLPQIAEYKPRLADFRDIARVHFCVPDIEAQATIPHRISAGSCLVLADALMRGEVKNAFALVRPPGHHAMTVAHGNRGFCNINNEAILVEYLRKKYGIRRIAIVDTDVHHGDGTQEIFYNDPDVLFISFHQDGRTLYPGSGFMNELGGPKALGRTINIPLPPGTPDEGILYVLDALVLPILKEFKPELVLNSAGQDNHYTDPLANMRFSAQGYAKLNEKLAPDMAVLEGGYAIQSALPYVNTGIILAMAGLDYSCVKEPDFRPGMFVQAARDRQVLEEIVATQLENWKNRDRLVEAEVAKHGDFYRRKKQIFYDTDMIQEFQEETIRMCPNCRGYVTIDSHAHRSINDTRIFGVSVPIYACASCQAEAREEYRKRLNYPEYEYVYLQDKKADEYRAYNTRTKKETVY from the coding sequence ATGAAAATCGGGTTTGGGAAAATTAAGAATGCACTCAAAGGTGGAGCCGAAAAAAATACAGGGGCAGAGAAAAAAGAACGGAAAGAAGAGAAAATTGAGCCTGATAGAGTAGAGGAAATTACAATGAAAACAAAAACTTCAGAGCAGAAATCTGAAGATGTATCGAAAAATAAATCGAAAAATGAATCGAAAAATGAATCGAAAAATGAATCGAAAAATGAATTAAAAAATAAACCGGAAGAAGAACCTGAAAACGGACCCATGACCCCGGCAGACCGGACAGGAGCAAAAAAGACAGGTCTTATTTTCTTCCCTGCTTTTGACTGGGCAATTTCTCCAACCCACCCGGAAAGAGAGGAACGCCTCCTCTATACGCGAGACCAGATCTTTGAAGAAGGGCTGATGGACCTCCCGCAAATCGCGGAGTATAAGCCCCGACTTGCAGATTTCAGGGATATTGCAAGAGTCCATTTCTGTGTCCCTGATATAGAAGCCCAGGCTACGATTCCTCACCGAATTTCAGCAGGAAGCTGCCTGGTCCTTGCTGATGCGCTCATGCGGGGAGAGGTGAAAAATGCTTTTGCCCTTGTCCGCCCTCCAGGTCACCATGCAATGACAGTAGCCCACGGAAACCGTGGTTTTTGCAATATCAATAATGAAGCAATCCTTGTCGAGTACCTGAGAAAAAAGTATGGGATCCGCAGGATCGCAATCGTTGATACTGATGTCCATCACGGGGACGGGACACAGGAGATTTTTTACAACGATCCTGATGTGCTTTTTATCTCCTTTCACCAGGACGGGAGGACGCTCTATCCGGGCTCGGGCTTCATGAATGAACTCGGAGGCCCGAAAGCCCTTGGCAGGACTATCAACATTCCTTTGCCTCCGGGGACCCCGGATGAGGGTATCCTCTACGTGCTCGATGCCCTGGTGCTGCCCATTCTGAAGGAGTTCAAACCCGAACTTGTCCTCAATTCTGCAGGGCAGGACAACCATTATACTGACCCGCTTGCAAACATGCGCTTTTCCGCACAGGGATATGCAAAACTGAACGAGAAACTTGCCCCTGACATGGCAGTGCTTGAAGGAGGCTATGCTATCCAGAGCGCGCTGCCTTATGTGAATACAGGAATAATCCTTGCCATGGCCGGGCTTGACTATTCCTGCGTAAAAGAACCCGACTTCAGGCCCGGAATGTTTGTCCAGGCTGCAAGGGACAGACAGGTCCTTGAGGAAATTGTTGCAACCCAACTCGAAAACTGGAAAAACCGGGACAGGCTTGTAGAGGCAGAGGTTGCAAAACACGGAGACTTTTACCGCCGAAAAAAACAGATCTTCTATGATACAGATATGATTCAGGAATTCCAGGAAGAAACAATAAGGATGTGCCCTAACTGCCGGGGTTACGTAACCATAGATTCCCATGCCCACAGGAGCATAAACGATACAAGGATCTTCGGGGTTTCAGTCCCTATCTATGCCTGTGCAAGCTGCCAGGCTGAAGCCAGGGAAGAATACCGGAAGAGGCTCAATTATCCGGAATACGAATACGTTTACCTTCAGGATAAAAAAGCGGACGAATACAGGGCATACAATACAAGGACAAAAAAGGAAACAGTCTACTGA